GATCACGAACGAGGGAATTTCGGTCTATCAGCAGGCGAATCTGTTCTAGCCCTCGTCGCGCCACCGTTCCAGCGAGTGGCCGCGACAGCGCGTTTCAGTCCAGTAAGGGACACTTATCGGCGCGTTCATGGCCCATACTTTTGCGGACAGGTGTCCGATTGATCCGCATGGCGCAACGGACGACAGCCGACGAGACACTGCCGCGAGAGGAACTCGCCGCGTACTTTCAGGACCTCGCGAGGGAGTTCGAGGGCGAGGACGAGGAGGTGATCGTTCCGGTCGGGAACAAGAACGTGTCACTCAGCCCGCCTCACAACATCGACGTCTCGGTCGAGGTCGTCGAACGCTCGTCGATGCTCCGGGGGAACCGTGAAACAGTCGAGATCGAACTGAGCTGGAAACCCTAACATGGCCGCCGCGGACTCCATCCTCATCTTCGTCCTGAGTCTGATCGTGGGAACGATCGGCATCCTCGCGGGTGCGCGGCTCGTGCTGGACAGGGACGCGAGCTTCGTCAACGCGGCGGTGACCGCCCTGATCGGTGCGGCCGCCTGGGCGATCACGAGCTTTTTCGTCGGCTGGATCCCAATTCTGGGCGTGGTGTTGATGCTGATCATCTGGGTCGGCGTCATCAACTGGCGCTAC
This portion of the Natrinema salinisoli genome encodes:
- a CDS encoding amphi-Trp domain-containing protein, whose amino-acid sequence is MAQRTTADETLPREELAAYFQDLAREFEGEDEEVIVPVGNKNVSLSPPHNIDVSVEVVERSSMLRGNRETVEIELSWKP